The genomic segment gattaaaaaaaacaaaaaacaattgtacattttcctttaactactttctcattttttcacaattgcaaaatttacaataatttaattGATAATTTATATAGTCTTTGTATAATTTTTGCTGCtctgaaaatgttattattttagcaaatgaccttttttaaaaaagtttttatactCCTGTtagcgattaatcaattactaaatgagctgacgattatttcaacaatcgattaatcacaattaattgtttcagttaCATGTAGTTGTTGCTGCTTTGGCTGAATCTTAGGTCCGCGCTCGCTATGAGAAAGTCCTGGAGGAGGTGAACCGCTACGTTCCCCGCTACATGGAGGAGATGGAGTCCGTTTTCGACCAATCCCAGGACGAGGAGCGAAGGAGGATCGTGTTCCTCAAAGAAGCCTTCCTGTCCATCCACAAACACCTGGACGTCACCACCAACGAGAGGTGAGCCGCTGCCGCTGCTCCGGCTGCCGCCGCTGCCGCTGCTCCGGCTGCCGCCGCTCCGGCTGCCGCCGCTGCCGCCGCTCCGGCTGCCGCCGCTGCCGCCGCTCCGGCTGCCGCCGCTCCGGCTGCTGGCTGCCGCCGCTCCGGCTGCTGGCTGCTGCCCGCTCCGGCTGCCGCTCCGGCTGCTGCCGCTCCGGCCGCTGCCTGCTGCCGCTGCCTGCTGCCGCTCCGGCTGCTGCCGCTCAGACAGACGGCCCGGTGATGAGGCCCGAATGGTTTTCATTACTGAGTGTTATTCAGCACTCAACtggtcagaataaaaaaataaagcacatcaAGATGCTGAAATGACacgctaacatgctaacaggtcgaacacaacatttaaataatcacaaaaatttatttattcaaataaaatctgttgtaCGTTGTAAATATATGCTTCCTTGTGTAAAATAACCATTTTATAAAGGCTGTGCTGCGtttaaagaaaagctgcaaacgACCCATAGGAgttcaaacaggaagtgctaaCTCAGTCACTTCCGGTTtcctgattttcaaaataaaaccgaataaactatgtaaaaaataactgaCAGTGTGTTAGGGCCgcaataagaaaattaaaaaagttttgagGATTAAGACATAATAAGATTTCTAGAAATATAATATTCTCATAACTTTGTTCTCATTATTTCTAcctttttattagaaaactgaCTTTATTCCCTaaatattacgactttatttcATATCATGACTTTATACTcgtacaactttattcttggaAATGTTCTTGGAAATAACCtcacattattttgactttattgtggTAATTTTGACtatattgtaattattttgactttattgtggTAATTTTCTGCTGCCTGTATGCAGTCACTGTGTTGTGTCTGGTTGTCTGATGTGTCAAACATGCagttgtaatttatttgtttttgtttctccacgGTTTGTTCACGACTGTGGTGCCTTTAGATCAAACTTAACTCAACGCTGATTAAAAAATTGTTCCACTTCATGTTATTGCCTAAATGTTTCTCAGTGACTCCAAGTCTCTTGATGGAGAATCACAGATAAAACAgccatttaattaattttcaaacatttatcacAGCTGCAGGGCAGGAAGAGGGGAGATGAGAGACACTACATCGACttaatgctttttaatttctgttttatgacgATCCATTCTTCTCCCCTTCTTGTCGCTCAGTGTGGTTGCCGTGTACAGCGAGCTGCACAACACCCTGATGGGCATCGACGACCAGGAGGACCTCCGCTGGTGGAAAAACACTCACGGACCCGGCATGCCGACCGACTGGCCTCACTTCCAGGTGTTTCATCCGCTCCAACGTTTGTCCTTTAGAGCAAAGTTCAGTTCTGTGGCcttaaatgaaactttattcaaatctttCAAAGGATTATTCACctgagaagaaaagcaaaaagggGAAGAAGGAGGTGGAAAAGAAAGGAACAATAGAGAAGAGGTCAGTGGATCTGCAGGTGGTCCTGCTGTTTGTTGCTCTTCCTGGCAGGAATGACAGAGTTCAATCAAACTGGTTGGTTTCCTGGTGTTTAAATTTAATCCAGACATTTCTCTAATCCTGTTCAGATTGGGTCAGCCATTATGTTGGTTTACTTTATTTATACCAAAACCAGTTTTGTCGTTTGAGGTCAATCGTTTAGctattgaataaaatgaaaaagtggaATTTAAAGACTGCTCtcattttattcactttgaGGGATGAATGGGTTGGTTggtgaatggatgaatggattggggtatagatggatgaatgagtAAATTGTTGCCTGTGTTTTTCTCCATGTTGTTGTGATCAAACTTTGTGTTTCTCCCTGTTCAGTGTGATGATCGGCGGCGTGAGAGTGAGAGCTCTGTACGATTATGTTGGTCAGGAGACGGATGAGCTCTCCTTTAAAGCAGGTAAACATGCAGCAACATGCGGCAACAAGCAGCAACATGCAACAACATGCAGCACCATGCGGCAACATGCAGCACCATGCGGCAACAAGCGGCAGCATGCGGCAACATGCAGCACCATGCGGCAACATGCGGCACCATGCGGCAACATGCGGCACCATGCGGCAACATGCAGCAACAAGCAGCACCATGCGGCAACATGCAGCAACATGCAGCAACAAGCGGCAACATGCAGCATCACCTTCATTCTCCTCGTTTTCACACAAACAGCCGATGTGTTTCTGATTTATACATTATTCAATGGCAAACCTTCAAACTTTTTAGACGAGGCTCTGGGCGAGAAATCAAAAAGAACTAACTATTTTAGAACTATTATAGAAGTTTAAAGCAACATTAAGTCAGTTTATTCTGTTTCAGCGACTTTCAAAAGGTGCAAAGTTTCCCTTTAGCACcagatttatgaaataaatcCATGAAAATTAAAGGAAGCAGTCCAGAATATGTGAGAGTGAAAAGTTTCTTTGTCTCTGCAGGTGAGGAGTTTCTGAAGATCGAGGATGAGGATGATCAGGGTTGGTGTCGGGGAAAGAAGGACGAAGGCTGGGAGGGGCTTTACCCGGCGAACTACGTGGAGGTCGTATAGTTTCCACAAACAGGATGGATATGGGTAAAAAACCCGGTGCTGcgtctggttctgatcagaaacatttaaaaacgacattaaaaattaaaaccgAGATGttttccaaacacaaaaatcttttcGACAAACAGATTTgtacgtttttttgtttgttttttttttaacttcctgaaggattttaatgaaagttttaatacagaaatgcaaGCAAGCGATCCCTTTATGTTACCATGACAACTATATGCTGGAGTATAAAGTCATGCTAATGTTTGGCATTGAAGCTACAACACAagactgagattttattttgtttttttcacgtTGCTTTTAAAACTGCTGCAGAAGTGAAGGTGAAAATCGTTACCAATGTTTGCAGCTTCCAGgtaaaataaacccaaagctCTTCAATGAAGTGACactaaaaacatcttaatttgTGGCTTTTAATACTTACAGTGCATTTCACCTCCACTTTTCCACTTTGCTGCTTGAAAGGGAACAATCACATAAACCAGAGTCAATTATTGCAGCTTCTTAATGGAGCTTTATAGGAACTTTCTGATCGCTTTATTTCTCCATAACGTCTCCAAATCACTAATCTGAAGaataattacaaacattttcatgtttccaaAGACTTttaggagaaaacaaacaaactttatgcAAAGATGCTGTTCAGCCTCTTCTACATCCATAGTGTTATTCTGTCtgacaataaattaaacttttggACTAAATCCTAACTAGTGGCGACACATTCTGGTTTTGTTCACATGTTCCAAGGGGAGTTTAGATCTTTCTTGCCAGagatcagaaatgtaaacatctgaatctttattctgcattttattcatGCAGTTTCTACAGAATATGTTGGTTTTCTTGGATTACATTTTCTTAGGTTTCTGCAGAAACAGCATCACCGTTCTGATATAAATCTCCTTCAGTGCAGCTAAACATTTCAGCAGGAGAGTTTTAAAGATCTGAGAATCTTTTCTGGAAGGAACTTCCTTCATGTTTGTCTTTACTGgcgattaatcgcgattaatcaattacataTTAATCATCAACATTCAAAAAAGGCCATTTACTGAAAAAGCAAActctcagagcagtaattaacccaaaactgtccaaaatatataaacattttgcatttaagattaaaaacaactcTGTTTGTAAATggttttacccaaaactcctcgtagttttagcttcactaaGAGATTGCTGGAAGAAAATCTCTTTCTTATTTAATCAGTGAGTTGAATTGTTTATGCATTTCTATTATTggataaaaaagatttaagttGTTTGATAAAAATTTGTAGAATGTGCCGTTTTTAAAACCAGAAGagtcgtcagaataattgattagtAAAATATTCGTTAGTTAAAGGCCtaactgcaaacaaacaaatcagccCAAGTGCTAATAGTGACCTGTGTTGTCTACTGCTGCTTTGAccttaattaaattaaattagccaaactcaacatttctgcattttctcaACTGTAAAGCAAGTCGAGTGAAAAGCCAACAGTAAGTGAAACGTCTTCATTCTTTGGTTTAGATGAAATCTGAAGCTCAGGCTCTCGTTGTCGGGATTATTTTCAACCATTAACGGTAAAGTTTGACGTTCAGTCTTCAAACAACCCGGCAGGATGTGCTCAAACGTCACCGCTTATCTTCACAGAAAAGAAGCTGAACGTGTCGCCTGCTGTCTGCAGAGAGTAACCGTTGCCATGACATCAGATTAACGGCCACATTTCTGGCTttttcttcactgcaaaaacacaaaatattaccaagtatttttgatattAAAGTGGAGGCCAAGAAttgaaagcatttttattattattattttattggtaaaaatTGGAGACAGGACTTTGTATTATTTCTCGTCAGGAGTGGATTTGGTCAtgtactctgcaaaaacacaaaatcttaccaagtatttttgttctagcTTTTCATCCAAATCTCTTAGTATGCTTGAAGATGACAataaacttacaagtaacttttcagcaggatataagagcttgttttaaattaataattccATGATCTCaatgaaaatgcattaaattggcaaatgatttcatttatgaaaagacatttttctcatgacATAAATTAAATAACCTGCATTTCTCATAAATActgaggattttttaaaaatttaaacaagctCGTTTATTgctcaaaagtta from the Gambusia affinis linkage group LG19, SWU_Gaff_1.0, whole genome shotgun sequence genome contains:
- the si:ch211-51c14.1 gene encoding protein kinase C and casein kinase substrate in neurons protein 3 isoform X2, giving the protein MPGNYHPTVKRTEDSFQACNDIVACFQERARVERQYAQQLDEWSNKWKPVVDSSPLYGSLLKAWQCFLSSADRLASLHASICRSLVSEDADRVRTWQKDTFHKKLFGGFKESQDIETGFARAQKPWAKRLKKLDKARRAYHKVSRKEHAAKERDFHAQGNPDVSIDKQKKIQEERELAQQEAEKVRARYEKVLEEVNRYVPRYMEEMESVFDQSQDEERRRIVFLKEAFLSIHKHLDVTTNESVVAVYSELHNTLMGIDDQEDLRWWKNTHGPGMPTDWPHFQDYSPEKKSKKGKKEVEKKGTIEKSVMIGGVRVRALYDYVGQETDELSFKAGEEFLKIEDEDDQGWCRGKKDEGWEGLYPANYVEVV